The sequence below is a genomic window from Bombus pascuorum chromosome 15, iyBomPasc1.1, whole genome shotgun sequence.
tattaaattttattagaatactAATACATATTACCTAAtctatatatagataatacatatcatttaatttgtttgtctaattaaaaaaaaccCTTCattcttttactatttttaagaGGTCATTTCTTATTTTGGAATTTGATTACCAGCGCGTACTCTGTTTAACCCCTTTCGACGTCAGGCACTGCGAGACAAAAATTTCGTCATACAACCAAATTTCATGACAGCAATTCTACgattaacaaacaaataacaactttattttctattaacgTAAATGAAACAATACCTTAATAATGTTTCATTATTTCAACTTTCACAACATAAAATCTGAAGatctgaataatttttatcattttgtatAAGCGGCATTCTAtgcttttcattttatctgcataaatatattttaaatacaattatttcaaagaaatcaaATGTTTCAATAATATCTTAAACTTGCGTCATGAACAATCgattcaaaatattgaataaggTTTTTTTATACTGAAAAAGGTTTTCTTCACATAGGAAGTACGATATTGGAAATGGATTACCTTCCATGGCTTGCCAGGTTCAAATTCAGGTACAAGATCGGTGAAAGCAGCAGCACCAGCAGCTGCACCAGTTGGCTGCCAATCCTTTCCATCAGTGGAATCCGAGTTACCTGGGTCTGGCCATCCACTCTCTCCAAGTCTGGTGGACCATGTACCATCTCCTTGACCCAACAAAGGATTCATGTTAGGACTACTGTGTGATCGTGTTAAACCAGCCGGTGTAGCTGCTGGCTTACTGGTTGTTCCTGGTGCTCTCGAGAACTCGTTCGTAACTAACTCTCCATCCTTGTCCAAAGAAGGTAACTTCCACTGATTCAGTCTTGACTGTTGCTGActctataataaaaaattaattttcacatCACAAATCTAACTATTACTCTCATTGTTTCTTTCTAATACaacaaaaatgaattatttcgttcatttttcacgagaataaattaaaaacattgtatataaatttttctatgaagTATATATAACTTCTTACACAATAAAAAATGTACTTACAACAGGAGGTTCCTTATTCATTGTCAAATCTGTGAAACTATTTTGCAAAGCTGACATAGGATCATGTACTGAGCTCTTATAGTATTCTGAGCTTTGAGATGGTGGCACAGGgtgttgttgctgctgttgctgctgctgctgctgttgttgttgttgcttcATGTAAGTAGCTTGTTGCACAGCAATTTGGTTTTGAAGGTTTGCTATTTgctgttttgtttttgtaatttgtacACTGATCTGAAGAACAGATTGGCCATTGCCCTTCATTGTACTTTGCACAGAATGTTGTTGATGAAGCTGTTGTAAGACTTTGATTTGTTGTAATAGTTGGTTCAAAAGTATTAGAGTTTGAGGTGCAAGTggttgatttaaaatttgatggTTTAAGTAACCTTCCTGGACGGCTAGCTGAATCTGTTGTACTAACATACGCAGTTGTTGAGTACTGGGTTGATTCTGAGGAGCTCTGGAAGcctagaattaaaaaaaaaaagaataactaTTTGCTATAAGTATAACAAATCTTAACAggcaaattttaaataattatctgAATATCTATCAATTAGCAATACTAACAACATTTACCTGATTGAAAGGTGGTTGAGGTGCATTACTACTAggttgttgttgttgtaaTGGAACAGCAgtttgttgctgttgttgttgtaatttcaataaactTGCACTAGCAACCGATCCTCCCACACTACCAGTTGCATTTCCACTTGGCACTCCAGCACcctataattaacaattagtACACACAAACTGTCACTTCATATGCAATATTACAGCTAATTCTAAATTTCAGTATATAAATGTCACTTAAGATATAAACATACTGGTGAGTAATGTCTATAAACacacatatttatatacacattGCTTAACGTttgatacattaaaaataacattaagaagtgaaaatttattaagatatagaaaatgagTTATACGACCATAGCATAAAATAGACCAATATGTAAGAATGTGCCAATCAAAAGTGTTTTATAACTGTgagaaaatttacaattaatgcAAATTTAAATGTGCAAGACATTATGTTTATTGTGGCATATTAAAACACGTTAATATTTAAAGGATAACATAAATACATTTGATCGTGCTTTATTACAATCAAAGTAAAAAGAAGGAGTAAActagtatttaaataataatatgaactGCTTTGGTTcagaaaattatcaaataactATATTAGTTTTTACCGGAGGAAAAGACATTTGCTGTGCGACGTGATTAAATCTAGGATATGCTGGCGCAGTTGTAGCTTGATTTGTCGGATCATAAGTGGAGTGTGCGTCATGTCTTCTCCATTGGTCTAAAGGCCGCACTTGACTCAGAAGTTCCAAAGCTTCCTCTCTATTCATTTCACGAGTTCTCAATGCCAATTCAACATCCTCTTTCTATAAACAACAAATAATCATTAAGtgcattaattaaaagaaggTATTTGCTTAatcaaaacataaatataagaaatgaaTTTGTCAAATGCATTAAATTGAACAAACAACAATGACTATATCGACAAGTATCGTATCACAATAAACATATTCAAAATTGttagatttttatacaataataaaattattatatcaataattattattgaaaatattagaatGGAGATCCTATATTTCTAGTGTTTTAGTattcttcaattatattttgaacatattttatttaatcaatttaaataatttatacgtacTTTGTATCCCATGTCACAAAGATATCTAAATTCCCTGCTATTCCATATAACTTCCTTTGTAAGAGTTGGTTTCGTAGGATGACCCCAACTAGGAGTAGGATCCATATCAGTATCAGCCCAGCTTCCAGTGGGTCCCATTGGTTTAGGTTTGTGCGCACTGGGTCCACCCCAAGTGCCAGGATTTAATTGAGCTTCGTTCCAGGTACTTGGTGTTTTTGGATCATCCCATGAACCTGTATCATGTGGTCCTTCAGCCCAACTACCATTTCGTCCACCAGCAGCACCAGGATGTCCCCACATTGGTCCACTAACATCTGGTTTCATTCCAGGTTGAGCTGGCATTCTATTCTGTGGCATGCCCGGAGGACATTGCATTCCTATAAGTTGCAAAAAtgtagttttattaaattcttacaGTTCGCAAAAAAGTTCCCAACcacgaataaaattcaaagagcatgaacaatatatatatatgtaaagaaaacaaacaaacctCCTCTCCCTATATTTGGCGTTGGGAGATCCTTCCAATGAGAAACCTTACTACCAGGTATGGTCCTTTGATTAACTGCAGGATTTCCCCATAAACTTGTGCCATCGTCATAGTTTGGGACATTTCTTCTTTGCGTTGGTGGAGAAGGCTCTTCCCAACCTGATGGTTTCCCTGGCATAATATCCTTTGGTGGTGGTGCAGCCCACTGATTTATATTGGAAGGATTTAACATCTTTGTTGGAGGGCCTGAAGGATGTTGATGTCCCATTTGGTGATGTGGAGGACCTGGTGGTTGACCCCACATTGCATCCGCATTGGCACCGTTTAACCTTCCAGAAATCCCACGGGGATCCCCACGCATGTCTGCCATCCTAGGATCACGAGCCATTGGATCCATGACACGTATGTGTTCTCGAGGATCCAAAGACATTCTGTGGTCACGGGGATCTCGCATCTCTCTAGGATCAACAGAACGGAGATCTCTAGGATCTCGATGATCGATCCTTGGATCACCCCAGTTGGatcctataaaatatatcattcgtaatttattttagaattagaTCTTCAATAACATGAAAAGTTTTAGGTAGAaggtttttattttcgattaaCTTTctgaatattgaaaaaatcttaatataatatattcttaaaaagtTAACCATATAATAAAAGACATAAACGATCAGAATTTAAAGTATAatgcttttttaatattgtacaaattgcaatcaaataataatcaaataataatcaattaataatcaaataataatctttttaaagAGGAAatggaggaaaaagaaaagtatttcaatataataataattacctcCCCACATACCAGTTTGGTTACTGGTACCTGTCGTCCATTGGCCAGCTGCAGAATTTGGTTGGGAAGATGTGGGGGCACCAGTCCACATATTAGATGTATCTGCAGCTTCATCATCTTCACCCCAAGTTCCACCAATGTTTGTTGCTGGTGTATGACCCCAAGGTGTTTTAGCTTGTTGCTGAGGTGGAGGTTGACCACCATTTCTGAGATTAGCTTCCCATAAATCTGTGCCATTGTTTACTGGTGTCTTCCACATTGGAACTCCATCTTTTGACATACTAGGTTCTGGAGATGTCGGGACATCCCAGTTTGTGTCCTGATTCACATTCTGCTATAACATAAATGCAAAATTCGATGTTAGTATGTTACAGtactcaaatataaaatataagtgtGCAAAATGATCAAAGACAGATTTATGCCTacactaataccttatatgaTAGCAGAGATACTCACACAACCCCAACCATCTTGACTAAAAAGTGCTTCCCTCACTGTATTtaactgttctaattgttgCTTTGTTGAAGGATTATTGTTTGCAGGTGTATTACTACTGTTAACAGATCCCTGAGCCTGATTGTTTGACtgattattattgttactgGAATTCGactgttgctgctgttgttgctgttgttgggctgaagtattattattttgaacaGAAGAGTTCTGACTTGATCCTCCAGGATTATTAGATTTTCCCTGTGACCATTGGTTGCTGTTTTGACCACCCTGACTTGTGCCACTTGATTGAGAAGTGGGTGGACCTGATTGTTGATTTGATTGTTGATTTGGATTGCTCACTTTATTCACGTTAcctaagaaataaatatctaaacATATTCTGCTATGAAAGTCATTCCATAcattcaatttaatatttaaacagaaatttaaaattacttaagATAAGAACTTAacaaaacaaatacaaaatggTTACCTGGGACATTTTGTCCACCTGGAGGTCCTTGATTTTGATTTGAATTTGGATTTCCAGCAACGGACCTGTTTACACTGTTTCCAGTCCAATTACCAGGTGCTCCGCTACTTCCGGAAGGATTCCCAGAGTTTCCTCCCCAACCCGATtgattgttgttgttgttatttgTAGTACTAGTTTGTGTAGAGCCCCAATTTGTAGTTCCACCGCTATTCAATGAATTTTCACC
It includes:
- the LOC132914611 gene encoding protein Gawky isoform X4; this translates as MFPHNSSSHEISTETNAFVQNSMGDVVVLGKSSPIRVGEGRESENDRYCDIEFINNMMAKPNSHRENTAANDFLTVLSNQTGKFILTSRSSTCQSVASSTTKHPTKNHLLTSFSVLNIRVLSISVNLRLTGDKCAIDEGVPSLVRIPKSDRPSSGHFSLDSLDNYSLLGSCLHPGKYNNIKSNSSLLSNNNDNYKSVILLSSTSNHYFLRVEMDGGAIAMRLRTSKILILNLKEKTVEMLSWVINGISDVATITVGALSFQDNVKSNEPSGTYFASYRYSGSYTRLGPEFVKSLSKSTIGDRFRVKGENQDEFALYIPTMTTCKPTMTLTRQSASRIIGVPGSRPNYFEILWPDQMHTPHKFYGSLSNCLTEYHNDSLPEGKEKENNSSKCFGNFNEQIQYRNIGENTINDNELKRIRSQTAVYFNDEHYTQTGVFCFCGFERNYDCQNSHELIERNVSISLSCSSLLKRTKLKYQAFTGVIDGRYSSENLCDLYQSRETLFKVLQAIGFNVENIFTESLVNSKQFSLTSSTCQTAQFIDSENSNEAMKTDAIAVNLHNCNQFKKYKAAAPGSKDKRTTNGNLTVSTPVEEISSRNYPISSFSGRKEVDNANGASRTYLIHCARNLIAASIGVSKDILQAYRTDLKHVLTLLFGQICDLDEFNLGYKKRWGIPGILRLAGGGENSLNSGGTTNWGSTQTSTTNNNNNNQSGWGGNSGNPSGSSGAPGNWTGNSVNRSVAGNPNSNQNQGPPGGQNVPGNVNKVSNPNQQSNQQSGPPTSQSSGTSQGGQNSNQWSQGKSNNPGGSSQNSSVQNNNTSAQQQQQQQQQSNSSNNNNQSNNQAQGSVNSSNTPANNNPSTKQQLEQLNTVREALFSQDGWGCQNVNQDTNWDVPTSPEPSMSKDGVPMWKTPVNNGTDLWEANLRNGGQPPPQQQAKTPWGHTPATNIGGTWGEDDEAADTSNMWTGAPTSSQPNSAAGQWTTGTSNQTGMWGGSNWGDPRIDHRDPRDLRSVDPREMRDPRDHRMSLDPREHIRVMDPMARDPRMADMRGDPRGISGRLNGANADAMWGQPPGPPHHQMGHQHPSGPPTKMLNPSNINQWAAPPPKDIMPGKPSGWEEPSPPTQRRNVPNYDDGTSLWGNPAVNQRTIPGSKVSHWKDLPTPNIGRGGMQCPPGMPQNRMPAQPGMKPDVSGPMWGHPGAAGGRNGSWAEGPHDTGSWDDPKTPSTWNEAQLNPGTWGGPSAHKPKPMGPTGSWADTDMDPTPSWGHPTKPTLTKEVIWNSREFRYLCDMGYKKEDVELALRTREMNREEALELLSQVRPLDQWRRHDAHSTYDPTNQATTAPAYPRFNHVAQQMSFPPGAGVPSGNATGSVGGSVASASLLKLQQQQQQTAVPLQQQQPSSNAPQPPFNQVNVASRAPQNQPSTQQLRMLVQQIQLAVQEGYLNHQILNQPLAPQTLILLNQLLQQIKVLQQLHQQHSVQSTMKGNGQSVLQISVQITKTKQQIANLQNQIAVQQATYMKQQQQQQQQQQQQQQHPVPPSQSSEYYKSSVHDPMSALQNSFTDLTMNKEPPVSQQQSRLNQWKLPSLDKDGELVTNEFSRAPGTTSKPAATPAGLTRSHSSPNMNPLLGQGDGTWSTRLGESGWPDPGNSDSTDGKDWQPTGAAAGAAAFTDLVPEFEPGKPWKMKSIEDDPSITPGSIVRSPLSLATIKDPDAIFSSSSKTSPPPQQPTNPDTSIPSLSNSTWTFNPPATTPNAFTSSKNTWGESAPPPTAVTSELWGAPMSKVRGPPPGLSSKSTGNTSNGWAGFGTVSRSSSWGFQSSTNAAWVSTWLLLKNLTPQIDGSTLKTLCMQHGPVQDFRLYLNHGIALTKYSSRDEAIKAQGALNNCVLGNTTIFAESPADTEVHSLLQQLSHGGQQQAGATTGAGWGLRPSNKTGPPPDTWGGSSSQLWGAPPSSNSLWSSAGIDSNDQQRATPSSLNSYLPGDLLGGESM